Within the Bacillus sp. 2205SS5-2 genome, the region ACGCCACAGGGATTTGATTTAGTTGATGGGAAAGCGGTCAATATTGATCCAATCGCAGCAATGATTAATCCAGCAACGCCAACTAAAGTATTACATGTGTTAACAACTTCATATATGACAGCAGCCTTGATATTAGGAGCGTTAACAGCCTATGCAATCTTGAAAGGAAGTCGTAGTGAATACCATCGTAAAGCGCTTCGCTTAACCATGGTTGCCGGTTTTCTTTTTGCAATCGGTACAGCTCTGGCAGGGGACCTGTCGGCCAAATTTTTAGCTGAATACCAACCTGAAAAGCTAGCCGCTGCAGAATGGCATTTTGAAACAGAATCTAATGCAGATCTCATACTATTCGGTACGCTAGATGAAAACAATGAAATTCATAATGAAATTCGACTTCCAAGTTTCCTCAGCTTTTTGGCTGGAAACTCTTTTGATACTGAAGTAATTGGGCTAAATGATTTTCCACAGGATGAGCTTCCACCGCTATGGATTCATTATATGTTTGATTTAATGGTCTCTATTGGATTTTTCAGTTTATTTATTACCTTTCTCTTTATTCTTACATGGAAAATAAAGAAGTGGAATGAATGGTGGAAACCACTTTTATGGGGAATCGTAGTAAGTGGTCCATTAGCTATGCTTGCCATCGAGTTTGGTTGGATTTATGCGGAAGTAGGCAGACAACCTTGGATACTCCGAAATTACATGAAAGTAGCAGAAGCCGCCACAAAGGCTGATGGGGTTGGGTTGACCTTTATATTATTTGTGTTGTTATATATATTGCTGGCGATCATCACAGTGTTTGTACTGATAAAGATGTTTAAAAACAAGCCAGCAGATGTGGAATTAGAACAACGTTTTCCAATAAAGTAATGATGAGAGAGGCGAGAAAATCTCGCCCCGCTCTTAGATAGGAGGGGTTCGGTTGAGTCTTGAAGTATTAGGAATCACTGTCTTATGGATTTTCTTATATGGCTATCTCATTGTAGCATCAATTGATTTTGGAGCAGGATTTTTTGCCTTTTATGGGAAGGTAGTCGGAAAAGATCATATCTTAAATGGTCTAATTAGTCGATATCTATCTCCAGTTTGGGAAGTAACAAATGTCTTTTTTGTCTTCTTTTTTGTTGGATTGGTCGGTTTTTTCCCTGACACAGCTTACTATTATGGTACAGCATTATTAATACCAGGGAGCATAGCCATTATTCTCTTAGCTATTAGAGGATCGTTTTATGCGTTTGGAAATTATGGATCAAAGAATAATATTGTGTTTTTGTTTTTGTACGGTGCAACTGGCTTGTTAATTCCAGCATCACTCTCTACAGCACTTACGATGTCAGAAGGTGGCTTTCTACAAGTTTCAGAGGATAAAGTGAATTTCCTAGCAAAAGAGCTATTTTCCAGTCCATATTCATGGAGTGTTGTAGGTCTCTCGATTGTTTCTGTTCTGTTTATTTCTGCTTCATTTTTAACATTTTATGCGGACCGAGCAGGGGATCAGCAATCGAAGGCTGTTTTAAGGCAATTTGCATTATTTTGGAGTCCGCCTACGATAATTGCATCACTACTAGTATTTGTTGCATTACGCGAACATAATTTAGAACATTTTATGAACGCAATTGAGATTTGGTGGATGTTTGGATTAAGCTTGCTTTTCTTTGGCATCGCTTCTTATTTAATTTATAAGCAAAAAGCATATGGACTTGCATTTATTGCTGTCATGCTCCAATTCTTCTTCGCCTTTTTTGGGTATGGTGCTTCTCACTTACCTTATATCTTGTACCCATATATTACACTTGAATCTGGCGTTACAAACCCAACTATGGGCGCAGCGCTAGTAACCGTATTTATTGCAGGATTGTGTTTGCTAATCCCTTCTCTCATTTTACTCATGCGCTTATTTTTATTCGATGCAGATTATGTGAAAGGAAATAAGTAGGTTTGCCTTTTAATTTAGTATAAGTATGCTAAAATAGTGGAAAAGTGATCACTTCAATTGTGGGGGAATAGCTGTGAATAAAGAGTTTGTAGTCATAGGCTTAGGCCGTTTTGGTGGCAGCATCGTTCGTGAGTTAGCTGAACAAGGCATGGAAGTGATGGCAATAGATAAAGATGACGATAAAGTGAACGAATACTCTGCTATTGCGTCACATGCGGTAGTTGCTGATTCTACAGATGAATCGGTATTAAAAAGCTTAGGGTGCCGTAATTTTGATCACGTCATTGTGGCCATAGGTGATGATATTCAAGCAAGTATCTTAACAACGTTGATGTTGAAAGAAATTGGTGTTGAAAACATTACCGTAAAAGCACAAAATGATTATCATGAAAAGGTCCTTCGCAAGATCGGAGCGGACCACGTCGTTCATCCAGAACGAGACATGGGAAAACGGATTGCTCATAATATCGTTTCTAATAATGTATTAGATTACTTAGAGTTATCTGACGAACATTCAATCGTAGAAATTGTTGCCAATGCTCATTTAGCTGGTAATTCACTGATTGATTTAGATATTCGAGCGAAATATGGAATAAATATTGTTGCCTTTAAACGTGGAAATGAAGTGATTGTTTCACCTCAAGCTGAAGATGTAATTCGTGTGGGAGATGTGTTAATCGTCATTGGAGCAGATACTGATATAAATCGTTTTGAAAAAAAAGTTTTATAGAGATTTTTAGAGAAACCCTACCTGTATCATGCAGGTTTTTTTTATCGCAAGACTGACTTCTAGGTTGCTTATACAGAGAATGTAGTTTTCGAACAAGATGCGTTTCTTTATGATGTTGCCTTTTAGCTCTATTTTTGCAAGCTCTTTGTATAATAAAAGGAATATTTAGGCTAGGCTAAATCATAATTGGAATTTAAACGAAGTATTTTCACCTATGAAACAATTCATTTAATTGCCAGGATATCATTATAGGAGTTCGAACATCAGTTCTAAAGATTAGATTACCATTATGGTCGCCTACCATCAAATACCAACTCTATTTTGGAGTACTTCTTGTAGGGAATTTACAGTAGTTAATTTAAGGAGAACTCTTTGTTTCTCTCAGAGGAGATAAGTTAAGGATAGGCGTAAGAGGTTTGATTGATTAATTTCAATGAATACAAGGATTGACTAGACGAAAAAGCAAAAACACCTAGCTCACAAGCTAGGTGTTTTCTCGTTACACTTCCATAATGATTGGTAAAATCATTGGACGTCGTTTCGTTTTCTCATATAAGAAGGGAGCTAATGTATCTGTTACTTCATTTTTAATTTCAGACCATTGAGTGGTCTTTTTATCAAGTAATTTGTTCAAATGCTTAGAGATTAGGTTTTGTGCTTCGTTGATTAAATCTCCAGATTCTCTCATATAAACAAATCCTCGCGAGATTAGATCAGGTCCTGATGCTATTCTAAATTCATTCATGTTCATGCTAACGACCACAATCACTAAGCCTTCTTCGGAGAGAATACGACGATCACGTAATACAATGTTTCCGATATCGCCGATTCCACTTCCGTCAATATACACATTACCAGAAGGGATCTTCCCTGCTACACTAGCTTTATCAGCACTTAGTGCCAATACTTCTCCGTTATCCATAATGAAGCAATTCTCTTCTAATACACCACAGTCAATCGCGTGTCTTGAATGCATCTTTTGCATCCGGTATTCTCCGTGAATTGGCATAAAGAATTTTGGTTGCATTAAGCGAAGCATTAGCTTTTGCTCTTCTTGACCACCGTGGCCAGAAGTATGAATATCGCTAAGTGAGCCATGAATGACTTCTGCT harbors:
- a CDS encoding cytochrome ubiquinol oxidase subunit I, which encodes MEFDSVILSRMLTSTTLAFHIIFATIGVGVPVMIAIAEFMGIKNNDRHYLLLARRWARGFTITVAVGVVTGTAIGLQLSLLWPSFMQVAGQVIALPLFMETFAFFFEAIFLGIYLYSWDRFKNKWIHWILNIPIMIGSSASALFITTVNAFMNTPQGFDLVDGKAVNIDPIAAMINPATPTKVLHVLTTSYMTAALILGALTAYAILKGSRSEYHRKALRLTMVAGFLFAIGTALAGDLSAKFLAEYQPEKLAAAEWHFETESNADLILFGTLDENNEIHNEIRLPSFLSFLAGNSFDTEVIGLNDFPQDELPPLWIHYMFDLMVSIGFFSLFITFLFILTWKIKKWNEWWKPLLWGIVVSGPLAMLAIEFGWIYAEVGRQPWILRNYMKVAEAATKADGVGLTFILFVLLYILLAIITVFVLIKMFKNKPADVELEQRFPIK
- a CDS encoding cytochrome d ubiquinol oxidase subunit II; this encodes MSLEVLGITVLWIFLYGYLIVASIDFGAGFFAFYGKVVGKDHILNGLISRYLSPVWEVTNVFFVFFFVGLVGFFPDTAYYYGTALLIPGSIAIILLAIRGSFYAFGNYGSKNNIVFLFLYGATGLLIPASLSTALTMSEGGFLQVSEDKVNFLAKELFSSPYSWSVVGLSIVSVLFISASFLTFYADRAGDQQSKAVLRQFALFWSPPTIIASLLVFVALREHNLEHFMNAIEIWWMFGLSLLFFGIASYLIYKQKAYGLAFIAVMLQFFFAFFGYGASHLPYILYPYITLESGVTNPTMGAALVTVFIAGLCLLIPSLILLMRLFLFDADYVKGNK
- a CDS encoding potassium channel family protein; translation: MNKEFVVIGLGRFGGSIVRELAEQGMEVMAIDKDDDKVNEYSAIASHAVVADSTDESVLKSLGCRNFDHVIVAIGDDIQASILTTLMLKEIGVENITVKAQNDYHEKVLRKIGADHVVHPERDMGKRIAHNIVSNNVLDYLELSDEHSIVEIVANAHLAGNSLIDLDIRAKYGINIVAFKRGNEVIVSPQAEDVIRVGDVLIVIGADTDINRFEKKVL